One window of Scheffersomyces stipitis CBS 6054 chromosome 1, whole genome shotgun sequence genomic DNA carries:
- the ERG25 gene encoding sterol desaturase, which translates to MSGSDPFLSNLNFIEKLWASWYIYMDNDILATGLLFFLTHEIMYFGRCLPWFIIDQIPFFNRWKIQANKIVSNKEQWECLKAVLKSHLLVEAIPIWLFHPICSSLKISIEVPFPSIWIMAAQVALFFFLEDTWHYTFHRMFHWGWFYKNIHKVHHKYAAPFGLAAEYAHPAEVMALGVGTVGFPILYAYIAKTNANLNLPSLHLFTVTVWVCMRLLQAVDSHSGYDFPWSLHNFLPFWAGAEHHDDHHHYFIGNYASSFRWYDYFFDSESGPVARRGRENKMKNHAEKTLKKNL; encoded by the coding sequence ATGTCGGGTTCCGACCCgttcttgtccaacttaAACTTCATCGAGAAGTTATGGGCTTCCTGGTACATATACATGGACAACGATATCTTGGCCACCGGGCtcttgtttttcttgaCCCACGAAATCATGTACTTCGGTAGATGTTTGCCATGGTTCATTATCGACCAgattccatttttcaacaGATGGAAAATTCAGGCAAACAAGATCGTTTCCAACAAGGAACAGTGGGAGTGTCTCAAGGCTGTGCTCAAATCCCATTTATTGGTTGAAGCTATCCCAATTTGGTTATTCCACCctatttgttcttcattgaagatatcgatCGAGGTCCCATTCCCAAGCATTTGGATCATGGCTGCTCAGGTGgctttgttctttttcttgGAGGACACATGGCATTACACTTTCCACAGAATGTTTCACTGGGGTTGGTTCTACAAGAACATTCACAAGGTCCACCACAAGTATGCTGCCCCATTTGGCTTGGCTGCTGAATACGCTCATCCAGCTGAAGTCATGGCTCTTGGGGTAGGTACAGTTGGATTTCCTATTTTGTATGCCTACATTGCAAAGACTAATGCAAATCTCAATTTGCCATCGTTGCATTTATTCACGGTCACTGTTTGGGTATGTATGAGATTGTTGCAAGCTGTCGATTCACATTCTGGATATGATTTCCCATGGTCTTTGCACAATTTCTTGCCCTTCTGGGCTGGTGCTGAACATCACGATGACCACCACCATTACTTCATTGGTAACTACGCCAGTTCATTCAGATGGTATGATTACTTCTTCGATAGCGAAAGTGGCCCTGTTGCCAGAAGGGGCAGAGAaaacaagatgaagaatcatGCTGAAAAGactctcaagaagaacttatAG